In a genomic window of Salvelinus fontinalis isolate EN_2023a chromosome 7, ASM2944872v1, whole genome shotgun sequence:
- the LOC129859462 gene encoding kinesin-1 heavy chain, which translates to MADPAECTIKVMCRFRPLNSSEVARGDKYIPKFTGEDQVSISGKPFMFDRVFGSNTTQEQMYKASAQKIVKDVLEGYNGTIFAFGQTSSGKTHTMEGILHDPDGMGIIPRIVQDIFNYIYSMDENLEFHIKVSYFEIYLDRIKDLLDVTKNNLSVHEDKNRVPYVKGCTERFVCSPEEVMDTIDEGKSNRHVAVTNMNEHSSRSHSIFQINVKQENTATEQKLSGKLYLVDLAGSEKVGKTGAEGAVLEEAKNINKSLSALGNVISALAEGSTYVPYRDSKMTRILQDSLGGNCRTTMVICASPSAYNEAETKSTLMFGQRAKTIKNTVCLNVELTAEQWKKKYEREKAKNTTLRGTVTWLENELNRWRNGESVPVEEQFDKEKANAEVQALDNVVNNEKMAPTPNIPGVKLTDAEKEKCEAELSKLYKQLDDKDDEINQQSQLAEKLKQQMLDQEELLASSRRDHDNLQVELNRLQSENEASKEEVKEVLQALEELAVNYDQKSQEVEDKTKEFEALSEELNQKSSILVSIDSELQKLKEMTNHQKKRVTEMMSSLLKDLAEIGIAVGSNDIKQQEGSGLIDEEFTVARLYISKMKSEVKTMVKRSKQLESTQAESIEKMDENEKELASCQLRISQHEAKIKSLTEYLQNVEQKKRQLEENVDSLNEELVKISAQEKVQAMEKENEVQTATEVKEAVEHQIQSHREAHQKQISSLRDELDNKEKLITELQDLNQKIMLEQERLRVEHEKLKSTDQDKSRKLHELTVMQDRREQARQDLKGLEETVAKELQTLHNLRKLFVQDLATRVKKSAEMDSDDTGGSAAQKQKISFLENNLEQLTKVHKQLVRDNADLRCELPKLEKRLRATAERVKALESALKEAKENAARDRKRYQQEVDRIKEAVRAKNMARRGHSAQIAKPIRPGQPPVASPTHPNVNRTGLFNSQPTGIRGGGAKQ; encoded by the exons GGTAAACCGTTCATGTTTGACCGAGTGTTCGGGTCCAATACGACGCAGGAGCAGATGTACAAAGCCTCTGCTCAAAAGATTGTTAAAG ATGTCCTTGAGGGCTACAACGGGACTATATTTGCCTTTGGGCAGACATCGTCTGGAAAAACACACACCATGGAG GGTATCCTCCATGACCCGGATGGTATGGGGATCATCCCCAGAATAGTCCAGGACATCTTCAACTACATCTACTCAATGGACGAGAATCTGGAGTTCCACATCAAG GTTTCATATTTTGAAATTTACCTGGACAGGATCAAGGACCTACTGGATG TAACAAAGAACAACCTGTCTGTACACGAGGATAAAAACAGGGTGCCCTATGTCAAG GGGTGTACCGAGCGCTTTGTTTGCAGCCCCGAGGAGGTCATGGATACTATTGACGAGGGCAAATCCAACCGACACGTGGCCGTCACAA aCATGAATGAGCACAGCTCCAGAAGTCACAGTATCTTCCAGATCAACGTGAAGCAGGAGAACACTGCTACAGAGCAGAAACTCAGCGGCAAGCTCTACCTTGTCGATCTGGCCGGTAGCGAAAAA GTGGGTAAAACTGGAGCTGAGGGAGCGGTGCTGGAAGAAGCTAAAAACATCAACAAATCCCTGTCTGCGCTGGGCAACGTCATCTCTGCCCTAGCCGAAGGCTCG ACCTATGTCCCTTACAGAGACAGTAAGATGACCCGTATCCTGCAGGACTCTCTGGGTGGTAACTGTAGGACCACCATGGTCATCTGTGCCTCGCCCTCCGCCTACAACGAGGCTGAGACAAAGTCCACACTGATGTTCGGACAGCG aGCTAAGACCATTAAGAAcacagtgtgtctgaatgtggagCTGACGGCAGAACAGTGGAAGAAAAAGTATGAAAGAGAGAAGGCGAAGAACACAACCCTGAGGGGCACCGTCACCTGGCTGGAGAACGAACTCAACCGCTGGAGAAATG GTGAGAGTGTTCCGGTGGAGGAGCAGTTTGACAAGGAGAAGGCTAACGCTGAGGTCCAGGCTCTAGACAACGTGGTGAACAATGAGAAGATGGCACCCACACCCAACATTCCAGGGGTTAAACTGACCGACGCAGAGAAGGAGAAGTGTGAGGCTGAGCTGTCTAAACTCTACAAGCAGCTGGATGATAAG gATGATGAGATCAACCAGCAGAGCCAGCTGGCAGAGAAACTAAAGCAGCAGATGCTGGACCAGGAGGAG CTGTTGGCCTCATCACGTCGCGACCACGACAACCTGCAGGTAGAGCTGAACCGTCTGCAGTCTGAAAATGAGGCGTCTaaggaggaggtgaaggaggtGCTACAGGCCCTGGAGGAGCTGGCTGTTAACTATGACCAGAAGAGCCAGGAGGTGGAGGACAAGACTAAGGAGTTTGAGGCTCTCAGCGAGGAGCTTAACCAGAAATCG AGTATCCTGGTGTCCATTGACTCTGAGCTGCAGAAGCTGAAGGAGATGACCAACCACCAGAAGAAGAGGGTCACTGAGATGATGTCATCGCTGCTCAAAGATCTGGCTGAGATCGGCATCGCTGTGGGCAGCAATGACATCAAG CAACAGGAGGGGAGTGGTCTGATAGACGAGGAGTTCACGGTGGCACGTCTGTACATCAGTAAGATGAAGTCGGAGGTGAAGACCATGGTGAAACGCAGCAAACAGCTGGAGAGCACTCAGGCTGAGAGCATCGAGAAGATGGACGAGAATGAGAAGGAGCTGGCCTCCTGTCAGCTACGCATCTCCCAG CACGAGGCTAAGATCAAGTCCCTGACAGAGTACCTTCAGAACGTGGAGCAGAAGAAAAGACAGCTGGAGGAGAACGTAGACTCTTTGAATGAGGAACTGGTCAAGATCAGCGCTCAGG AGAAAGTTCAGGCTATGGAGAAGGAAAATGAGGTCCAAACTGCCACCGAAGTCAAG GAGGCGGTTGAGCATCAGATCCAGTCTCACCGCGAGGCCCATCAGAAACAGATCAGCAGCCTGAGAGACGAGCTAGACAACAAGGAGAAACTCATCACTGAGCTCCAGGA tctgaaCCAGAAGATCATGCTGGAACAGGAGCGTCTGCGGGTGGAGCACGAGAAACTCAAATCCACCGACCAGGACAAGAGCCGCAAGCTGCACGAGCTCAC ggtgatgcaggacaggagagagcaggCCAGACAAGACCTGAAGGGACTGGAGGAGACTGTGGCTAAGGAGCTCCAGACTCTCCACAACCTCAGAAAACTGTTTGTTCAGGACCTGGCTACCAGAGTCAAGAAG AGCGCTGAGATGGACTCAGATGATacagggggcagtgctgctcagaAACAGAAGATCTCCTTTCTGGAGAACAACCTGGAACAGCTTACAAAGGTCCACAAACAG CTGGTGCGTGATAATGCAGACCTGCGCTGTGAGCTTCCTAAACTGGAGAAGCGTCTGCGTGCTACGGCTGAGCGGGTCAAGGCACTGGAGTCGGCCCTGAAGGAGGCCAAAGAGAACGCCGCACGCGACCGCAAACGCTACCAGCAGGAGGTGGACCGCATCAAAGAGGCCGTCAGGGCCAAGAACATGGCCAGGAGGGGCCACTCTGCTCAGATCG CCAAACCCATTCGGCCTGGCCAACCCCCTGTGGCGTCTCCCACCCACCCCAATGTCAACCGGACAGGACTCTTCAACAGCCAGCCCACCGGCATCAGAGGAGGAGGGGCCAAGCAATGA